In one Grus americana isolate bGruAme1 chromosome 1, bGruAme1.mat, whole genome shotgun sequence genomic region, the following are encoded:
- the HSPA14 gene encoding heat shock 70 kDa protein 14 isoform X3 — MAAIGVHLGATCACAAVYKDGRADVVANDAGDRVTPAVVAFSESEEVVGLAAKQSRIRNISNTVVKVKQILGRSSGDPQAEKYIAESKCSIIEKNGKLQYEIDNKLINPEDVAKLIFSKMKETAQSALGSDVNDVVITVPFDFEENQKNALGEAAAAAGFNVMRLIHEPSAALLAYGIGQDSPTGKSNVLVYKLGGTSLSITVIEVNSGIYRVLATNTDDSIGGVCFTEALAQHLASEFQRFCKHDIRGNPRAMMKLMNSADVAKHSLSTLGSANCFVDSLYDGLDFDCNVSRARFELICSSLFSKCVEAIKKLLQQVGFTADDINKGVDESGADKFTVLFPSGTPLPARRQHTLHAPGNTSSVCLELYESLGQSPMNEEGKFAQIVLQDLDKKEDGLHDILTVLTMKRDGSLHVTCTDQDTGKFEIITVEVAS; from the exons ATGGCGGCCATCGGTGTCCACCTGGGTGCTACCTGTGCCTGCGCCGCCGTCTATAAG GATGGCCGCGCCGACGTGGTCGCTAACGACGCCGGGGACAGGGTCACTCCTGCGGTCGTCGCTTTCTCGGAAAGCGAGGAG GTTGTGGGGTTAGCTGCAAAGCAAAGTAGAATAAGGAATATCTCAAACACTGTAGTGAAAGTAAAGCAGATCCTTGGGCGAAG CTCTGGTGACCCACAGGCAGAGAAATACattgcagaaagcaaatgttCG ATAATTgagaagaatggaaaacttCAATATGAAATAGATAATAAACTTATTAACCCAGAAGATGTGGCAAAACTGATATTCAGTAAAATGAAAG AAACTGCTCAGTCTGCATTGGGTTCAGATGTAAATGACGTTGTTATCACTGTACCATTTGATTTtgaagagaatcagaaaaatgCCCTTGG ggaagcagctgcagctgctggattTAATGTTATGAGATTAATTCATGAGCCGtctgcagctctcctggcttATGGAATTGGCCAAGATTCACCCACTGGGAAAAG CAATGTGTTGGTTTATAAACTTGGTGGAACATCGCTTTCTATCACAGTCATCGAAGTAAACAGTGGAATATATCGTGTACTTGCTACAAACACAGATGATAGCATTGGTGGAGTTTGCTTCACAGAAGCTCTGGCACAGCACCTAGCTTCTGAATTTCAGAG gtTTTGTAAACATGATATTAGAGGAAATCCCAGAGCCATGATGAAGTTAATGAACAGTGCTGATGTTGCAAAGCACTCATTATCAACCCTGGGAAGTGCAAACTGTTTTGTTGATTCATTGTATGATGGATTGGATTTTGATTGTAATGTGTCCAG ggCCAGGTTTGAACTTATCTGTTCTTCGCTTTTTAGTAAATGTGtagaagcaattaaaaagctCTTACAGCAAGTTGGATTTACAGCAGATGATATTAATAAG ggagTAGACGAGTCAGGGGCTGACAAATTCACAGTGCTATTTCCATCAGGGACACCACTACCAGCTCGAAGGCAGCACACCCTGCATGCTCCAGGAAACACTTCTTCTGTATGCCTTGAACTATACGAGTCGTTGGGGCAAAGTCCCATGAATGAAGAAGGTAAATTTGCACAG attgtACTCCAGGATTTAGATAAAAAGGAGGATGGCCTACATGATATACTAACTGTTCTCACTATGAAAAG GGATGGGTCCTTGCATGTTACGTGCACAGATCAAGATACCGGGAAGTTTGAAATCATCACTGTTGAAGTGGCATCATAG
- the HSPA14 gene encoding heat shock 70 kDa protein 14 isoform X1, with the protein MAAIGVHLGATCACAAVYKDGRADVVANDAGDRVTPAVVAFSESEEVVGLAAKQSRIRNISNTVVKVKQILGRSSGDPQAEKYIAESKCSIIEKNGKLQYEIDNKLINPEDVAKLIFSKMKETAQSALGSDVNDVVITVPFDFEENQKNALGEAAAAAGFNVMRLIHEPSAALLAYGIGQDSPTGKSNVLVYKLGGTSLSITVIEVNSGIYRVLATNTDDSIGGVCFTEALAQHLASEFQRFCKHDIRGNPRAMMKLMNSADVAKHSLSTLGSANCFVDSLYDGLDFDCNVSRARFELICSSLFSKCVEAIKKLLQQVGFTADDINKVVLCGGSARIPKLQQLIKDIFPTVELLNSIPPDEVIPIGAAIEAGILLGKENPLLEEEALLIECSAKDILLKGVDESGADKFTVLFPSGTPLPARRQHTLHAPGNTSSVCLELYESLGQSPMNEEGKFAQIVLQDLDKKEDGLHDILTVLTMKRDGSLHVTCTDQDTGKFEIITVEVAS; encoded by the exons ATGGCGGCCATCGGTGTCCACCTGGGTGCTACCTGTGCCTGCGCCGCCGTCTATAAG GATGGCCGCGCCGACGTGGTCGCTAACGACGCCGGGGACAGGGTCACTCCTGCGGTCGTCGCTTTCTCGGAAAGCGAGGAG GTTGTGGGGTTAGCTGCAAAGCAAAGTAGAATAAGGAATATCTCAAACACTGTAGTGAAAGTAAAGCAGATCCTTGGGCGAAG CTCTGGTGACCCACAGGCAGAGAAATACattgcagaaagcaaatgttCG ATAATTgagaagaatggaaaacttCAATATGAAATAGATAATAAACTTATTAACCCAGAAGATGTGGCAAAACTGATATTCAGTAAAATGAAAG AAACTGCTCAGTCTGCATTGGGTTCAGATGTAAATGACGTTGTTATCACTGTACCATTTGATTTtgaagagaatcagaaaaatgCCCTTGG ggaagcagctgcagctgctggattTAATGTTATGAGATTAATTCATGAGCCGtctgcagctctcctggcttATGGAATTGGCCAAGATTCACCCACTGGGAAAAG CAATGTGTTGGTTTATAAACTTGGTGGAACATCGCTTTCTATCACAGTCATCGAAGTAAACAGTGGAATATATCGTGTACTTGCTACAAACACAGATGATAGCATTGGTGGAGTTTGCTTCACAGAAGCTCTGGCACAGCACCTAGCTTCTGAATTTCAGAG gtTTTGTAAACATGATATTAGAGGAAATCCCAGAGCCATGATGAAGTTAATGAACAGTGCTGATGTTGCAAAGCACTCATTATCAACCCTGGGAAGTGCAAACTGTTTTGTTGATTCATTGTATGATGGATTGGATTTTGATTGTAATGTGTCCAG ggCCAGGTTTGAACTTATCTGTTCTTCGCTTTTTAGTAAATGTGtagaagcaattaaaaagctCTTACAGCAAGTTGGATTTACAGCAGATGATATTAATAAG GTAGTTCTGTGCGGTGGGTCTGCTCGAATCCCAAAGCTACAGCAGCTGATCAAAGACATTTTCCCAACTGTGGAATTACTGAATTCGATTCCTCCAGATGAGGTTATTCCCATTGGTGCAGCCATAGAGGCAGGAATTCTGCTAGGGAAAGAGAATCCTTTGTTAGAAGAAGAAGCACTTCTTATTGAGTGTTCTGCCAAAGATATTCTTCTTAAG ggagTAGACGAGTCAGGGGCTGACAAATTCACAGTGCTATTTCCATCAGGGACACCACTACCAGCTCGAAGGCAGCACACCCTGCATGCTCCAGGAAACACTTCTTCTGTATGCCTTGAACTATACGAGTCGTTGGGGCAAAGTCCCATGAATGAAGAAGGTAAATTTGCACAG attgtACTCCAGGATTTAGATAAAAAGGAGGATGGCCTACATGATATACTAACTGTTCTCACTATGAAAAG GGATGGGTCCTTGCATGTTACGTGCACAGATCAAGATACCGGGAAGTTTGAAATCATCACTGTTGAAGTGGCATCATAG
- the HSPA14 gene encoding heat shock 70 kDa protein 14 isoform X2 — protein sequence MAAPTWSLTTPGTGSLLRSSLSRKARSSGDPQAEKYIAESKCSIIEKNGKLQYEIDNKLINPEDVAKLIFSKMKETAQSALGSDVNDVVITVPFDFEENQKNALGEAAAAAGFNVMRLIHEPSAALLAYGIGQDSPTGKSNVLVYKLGGTSLSITVIEVNSGIYRVLATNTDDSIGGVCFTEALAQHLASEFQRFCKHDIRGNPRAMMKLMNSADVAKHSLSTLGSANCFVDSLYDGLDFDCNVSRARFELICSSLFSKCVEAIKKLLQQVGFTADDINKVVLCGGSARIPKLQQLIKDIFPTVELLNSIPPDEVIPIGAAIEAGILLGKENPLLEEEALLIECSAKDILLKGVDESGADKFTVLFPSGTPLPARRQHTLHAPGNTSSVCLELYESLGQSPMNEEGKFAQIVLQDLDKKEDGLHDILTVLTMKRDGSLHVTCTDQDTGKFEIITVEVAS from the exons ATGGCCGCGCCGACGTGGTCGCTAACGACGCCGGGGACAGGGTCACTCCTGCGGTCGTCGCTTTCTCGGAAAGCGAGGAG CTCTGGTGACCCACAGGCAGAGAAATACattgcagaaagcaaatgttCG ATAATTgagaagaatggaaaacttCAATATGAAATAGATAATAAACTTATTAACCCAGAAGATGTGGCAAAACTGATATTCAGTAAAATGAAAG AAACTGCTCAGTCTGCATTGGGTTCAGATGTAAATGACGTTGTTATCACTGTACCATTTGATTTtgaagagaatcagaaaaatgCCCTTGG ggaagcagctgcagctgctggattTAATGTTATGAGATTAATTCATGAGCCGtctgcagctctcctggcttATGGAATTGGCCAAGATTCACCCACTGGGAAAAG CAATGTGTTGGTTTATAAACTTGGTGGAACATCGCTTTCTATCACAGTCATCGAAGTAAACAGTGGAATATATCGTGTACTTGCTACAAACACAGATGATAGCATTGGTGGAGTTTGCTTCACAGAAGCTCTGGCACAGCACCTAGCTTCTGAATTTCAGAG gtTTTGTAAACATGATATTAGAGGAAATCCCAGAGCCATGATGAAGTTAATGAACAGTGCTGATGTTGCAAAGCACTCATTATCAACCCTGGGAAGTGCAAACTGTTTTGTTGATTCATTGTATGATGGATTGGATTTTGATTGTAATGTGTCCAG ggCCAGGTTTGAACTTATCTGTTCTTCGCTTTTTAGTAAATGTGtagaagcaattaaaaagctCTTACAGCAAGTTGGATTTACAGCAGATGATATTAATAAG GTAGTTCTGTGCGGTGGGTCTGCTCGAATCCCAAAGCTACAGCAGCTGATCAAAGACATTTTCCCAACTGTGGAATTACTGAATTCGATTCCTCCAGATGAGGTTATTCCCATTGGTGCAGCCATAGAGGCAGGAATTCTGCTAGGGAAAGAGAATCCTTTGTTAGAAGAAGAAGCACTTCTTATTGAGTGTTCTGCCAAAGATATTCTTCTTAAG ggagTAGACGAGTCAGGGGCTGACAAATTCACAGTGCTATTTCCATCAGGGACACCACTACCAGCTCGAAGGCAGCACACCCTGCATGCTCCAGGAAACACTTCTTCTGTATGCCTTGAACTATACGAGTCGTTGGGGCAAAGTCCCATGAATGAAGAAGGTAAATTTGCACAG attgtACTCCAGGATTTAGATAAAAAGGAGGATGGCCTACATGATATACTAACTGTTCTCACTATGAAAAG GGATGGGTCCTTGCATGTTACGTGCACAGATCAAGATACCGGGAAGTTTGAAATCATCACTGTTGAAGTGGCATCATAG
- the SUV39H2 gene encoding histone-lysine N-methyltransferase SUV39H2 isoform X1, with amino-acid sequence MEGWRGAWYVPCLASLETLQELCRKENLSCKSIGITNRNLKSYEVEYLCDYKVDEGTEYYLVKWKGWPESSNTWEPQKNLKCPLLLQNFLSDKNEYLSRMREGKALKVRNHVKALKPAVADYIVKKAKQRIALQRWKEELNRKKNHKAMILVENTVDLEGPPLDFYYINEYKPAPGINVINGITTGCECTDCPAEKCCPKEAGFILAYNKRKKLKIQPGLPIYECNSFCRCGPDCPNRIVQKGTPYSLCIFRTNNGRGWGVKTLQKIKTNSFVMEYVGEVITSEEAERRGQLYDNQGNTYLFDLDYDSDEFTVDAARYGNVSHFVNHSCDPNLQVFNVFIDNLDLRLPRIALFSTRTIKAGEELTFDYQMKGLQNFALFLWEVWGSGGSCCSLTDDSILGRAPHLPNTALWILEQTALTDM; translated from the exons atggAGGGCTGGCGAGGAG CTTGGTATGTGCCATGTCTAGCTTCACTTGAGACCCTCCAAGAATTATGTAGGAAGGAAAATCTCAGCTGTAAATCCATTGGAATCACCAACAGGAATCTAAAGAGTTATGAGGTGGAATATTTGTGTGACTACAAGGTAGACGAG GGTACAGAATACTATCTTGTGAAATGGAAAGGATGGCCAGAATCTTCAAATACTTGGGAgcctcagaaaaatctgaaatgccCATTGCTTCTTCAAAACTTTCTTAGTGACAAGAATGAATATTTGTCTCGGATGAGAGAAGGCAAAGCACTGAAAGTGAGAAACCATGTTAAAGCTTTGAAACCTGCGGTTGCAGATTACATTGTAAAGAAGGCTAAGCAAAGAATAGCTctgcagagatggaaagaagaactcaacaggaaaaagaatcaTAAAGCAATGATTCTGGTAGAAAACACTGTGGATCTTGAAGGCCCTCCTTTAGACTTCTACTACATTAATGAGTATAAACCTGCTCCGGGAATAAACGTAATAAATGGAATAACGACTGGCTGTGAATGCACTGACTGTCCTGCTGAGAAGTGCTGTCCAAAGGAGGCTGGATTTATTTTGGCTTACAATAAACGAAAGAAGTTGAAAATCCAGCCTGGCTTGCCCATCTATGAATGCAATTCATTTTGTAGGTGTGGGCCTGACTGCCCTAATAGGATAGTACAGAAAGGTACGCCGTATTCTCTTTGCATCTTCAGAACTAACAATGGCCGTGGTTGGGGAGTAAAAACCCtccagaaaattaaaaccaacagTTTTGTGATGGAGTATGTTGGAGAG GTGATTACAAGTGAGGAAGCAGAGAGACGAGGCCAGCTCTATGACAACCAGGGAAATACATACTTGTTTGATTTGGACTATGACTCAGATGAATTTACAGTAGATGCAGCTCGATATGGAAATGTGTCCCACTTTGTGAATCACAGT TGTGATCCAAACCTTCAGGTCTTCAATGTGTTTATTGATAACCTCGACTTGCGTCTTCCTCGAATAGCGCTGTTTTCTACACGAACCATCAAGGCCGGAGAAGAGCTAACCTTTGACTATCAGATGAAAGGTCTGCAGAATTTTGCACTGTTCTTGTGGGAGGTTTGGGGCAGTGGCGGATCCTGTTGCAGTCTGACTGATGATAGCATCTTAGGTCGGGCACCGCATCTCCCTAACACAGCTCTGTGGATTCTAGAACAGACGGCACTCACTGACATGTAG
- the SUV39H2 gene encoding histone-lysine N-methyltransferase SUV39H2 isoform X2, translating into MEGWRGAWYVPCLASLETLQELCRKENLSCKSIGITNRNLKSYEVEYLCDYKVDEGTEYYLVKWKGWPESSNTWEPQKNLKCPLLLQNFLSDKNEYLSRMREGKALKVRNHVKALKPAVADYIVKKAKQRIALQRWKEELNRKKNHKAMILVENTVDLEGPPLDFYYINEYKPAPGINVINGITTGCECTDCPAEKCCPKEAGFILAYNKRKKLKIQPGLPIYECNSFCRCGPDCPNRIVQKGTPYSLCIFRTNNGRGWGVKTLQKIKTNSFVMEYVGEVITSEEAERRGQLYDNQGNTYLFDLDYDSDEFTVDAARYGNVSHFVNHSCDPNLQVFNVFIDNLDLRLPRIALFSTRTIKAGEELTFDYQMKGSIDLTADSADGLSPSKKRIRTVCKCGAVCCRGYLN; encoded by the exons atggAGGGCTGGCGAGGAG CTTGGTATGTGCCATGTCTAGCTTCACTTGAGACCCTCCAAGAATTATGTAGGAAGGAAAATCTCAGCTGTAAATCCATTGGAATCACCAACAGGAATCTAAAGAGTTATGAGGTGGAATATTTGTGTGACTACAAGGTAGACGAG GGTACAGAATACTATCTTGTGAAATGGAAAGGATGGCCAGAATCTTCAAATACTTGGGAgcctcagaaaaatctgaaatgccCATTGCTTCTTCAAAACTTTCTTAGTGACAAGAATGAATATTTGTCTCGGATGAGAGAAGGCAAAGCACTGAAAGTGAGAAACCATGTTAAAGCTTTGAAACCTGCGGTTGCAGATTACATTGTAAAGAAGGCTAAGCAAAGAATAGCTctgcagagatggaaagaagaactcaacaggaaaaagaatcaTAAAGCAATGATTCTGGTAGAAAACACTGTGGATCTTGAAGGCCCTCCTTTAGACTTCTACTACATTAATGAGTATAAACCTGCTCCGGGAATAAACGTAATAAATGGAATAACGACTGGCTGTGAATGCACTGACTGTCCTGCTGAGAAGTGCTGTCCAAAGGAGGCTGGATTTATTTTGGCTTACAATAAACGAAAGAAGTTGAAAATCCAGCCTGGCTTGCCCATCTATGAATGCAATTCATTTTGTAGGTGTGGGCCTGACTGCCCTAATAGGATAGTACAGAAAGGTACGCCGTATTCTCTTTGCATCTTCAGAACTAACAATGGCCGTGGTTGGGGAGTAAAAACCCtccagaaaattaaaaccaacagTTTTGTGATGGAGTATGTTGGAGAG GTGATTACAAGTGAGGAAGCAGAGAGACGAGGCCAGCTCTATGACAACCAGGGAAATACATACTTGTTTGATTTGGACTATGACTCAGATGAATTTACAGTAGATGCAGCTCGATATGGAAATGTGTCCCACTTTGTGAATCACAGT TGTGATCCAAACCTTCAGGTCTTCAATGTGTTTATTGATAACCTCGACTTGCGTCTTCCTCGAATAGCGCTGTTTTCTACACGAACCATCAAGGCCGGAGAAGAGCTAACCTTTGACTATCAGATGAAAG GTTCCATAGATCTGACTGCAGACTCTGCTGATGGTCTCAGCCCTTCCAAAAAGAGGATCAGAACTGTCTGTAAATGTGGAGCTGTGTGTTGCAGAGGTTATCTCAACTGA
- the SUV39H2 gene encoding histone-lysine N-methyltransferase SUV39H2 isoform X4 gives MLMLLGCSLGTEYYLVKWKGWPESSNTWEPQKNLKCPLLLQNFLSDKNEYLSRMREGKALKVRNHVKALKPAVADYIVKKAKQRIALQRWKEELNRKKNHKAMILVENTVDLEGPPLDFYYINEYKPAPGINVINGITTGCECTDCPAEKCCPKEAGFILAYNKRKKLKIQPGLPIYECNSFCRCGPDCPNRIVQKGTPYSLCIFRTNNGRGWGVKTLQKIKTNSFVMEYVGEVITSEEAERRGQLYDNQGNTYLFDLDYDSDEFTVDAARYGNVSHFVNHSCDPNLQVFNVFIDNLDLRLPRIALFSTRTIKAGEELTFDYQMKGLQNFALFLWEVWGSGGSCCSLTDDSILGRAPHLPNTALWILEQTALTDM, from the exons ATGCTGATGCTTTTAGGTTGTAGCTTG GGTACAGAATACTATCTTGTGAAATGGAAAGGATGGCCAGAATCTTCAAATACTTGGGAgcctcagaaaaatctgaaatgccCATTGCTTCTTCAAAACTTTCTTAGTGACAAGAATGAATATTTGTCTCGGATGAGAGAAGGCAAAGCACTGAAAGTGAGAAACCATGTTAAAGCTTTGAAACCTGCGGTTGCAGATTACATTGTAAAGAAGGCTAAGCAAAGAATAGCTctgcagagatggaaagaagaactcaacaggaaaaagaatcaTAAAGCAATGATTCTGGTAGAAAACACTGTGGATCTTGAAGGCCCTCCTTTAGACTTCTACTACATTAATGAGTATAAACCTGCTCCGGGAATAAACGTAATAAATGGAATAACGACTGGCTGTGAATGCACTGACTGTCCTGCTGAGAAGTGCTGTCCAAAGGAGGCTGGATTTATTTTGGCTTACAATAAACGAAAGAAGTTGAAAATCCAGCCTGGCTTGCCCATCTATGAATGCAATTCATTTTGTAGGTGTGGGCCTGACTGCCCTAATAGGATAGTACAGAAAGGTACGCCGTATTCTCTTTGCATCTTCAGAACTAACAATGGCCGTGGTTGGGGAGTAAAAACCCtccagaaaattaaaaccaacagTTTTGTGATGGAGTATGTTGGAGAG GTGATTACAAGTGAGGAAGCAGAGAGACGAGGCCAGCTCTATGACAACCAGGGAAATACATACTTGTTTGATTTGGACTATGACTCAGATGAATTTACAGTAGATGCAGCTCGATATGGAAATGTGTCCCACTTTGTGAATCACAGT TGTGATCCAAACCTTCAGGTCTTCAATGTGTTTATTGATAACCTCGACTTGCGTCTTCCTCGAATAGCGCTGTTTTCTACACGAACCATCAAGGCCGGAGAAGAGCTAACCTTTGACTATCAGATGAAAGGTCTGCAGAATTTTGCACTGTTCTTGTGGGAGGTTTGGGGCAGTGGCGGATCCTGTTGCAGTCTGACTGATGATAGCATCTTAGGTCGGGCACCGCATCTCCCTAACACAGCTCTGTGGATTCTAGAACAGACGGCACTCACTGACATGTAG
- the SUV39H2 gene encoding histone-lysine N-methyltransferase SUV39H2 isoform X3: MLLDYKYNIMYFEWNTLLGRWLIRQIGTEYYLVKWKGWPESSNTWEPQKNLKCPLLLQNFLSDKNEYLSRMREGKALKVRNHVKALKPAVADYIVKKAKQRIALQRWKEELNRKKNHKAMILVENTVDLEGPPLDFYYINEYKPAPGINVINGITTGCECTDCPAEKCCPKEAGFILAYNKRKKLKIQPGLPIYECNSFCRCGPDCPNRIVQKGTPYSLCIFRTNNGRGWGVKTLQKIKTNSFVMEYVGEVITSEEAERRGQLYDNQGNTYLFDLDYDSDEFTVDAARYGNVSHFVNHSCDPNLQVFNVFIDNLDLRLPRIALFSTRTIKAGEELTFDYQMKGLQNFALFLWEVWGSGGSCCSLTDDSILGRAPHLPNTALWILEQTALTDM, from the exons ATGCTTCTCGATTATAAATACAATATTATGTATTTTGAATGGAATACTCTCTTGGGACGATGGTTGATACGACAAATA GGTACAGAATACTATCTTGTGAAATGGAAAGGATGGCCAGAATCTTCAAATACTTGGGAgcctcagaaaaatctgaaatgccCATTGCTTCTTCAAAACTTTCTTAGTGACAAGAATGAATATTTGTCTCGGATGAGAGAAGGCAAAGCACTGAAAGTGAGAAACCATGTTAAAGCTTTGAAACCTGCGGTTGCAGATTACATTGTAAAGAAGGCTAAGCAAAGAATAGCTctgcagagatggaaagaagaactcaacaggaaaaagaatcaTAAAGCAATGATTCTGGTAGAAAACACTGTGGATCTTGAAGGCCCTCCTTTAGACTTCTACTACATTAATGAGTATAAACCTGCTCCGGGAATAAACGTAATAAATGGAATAACGACTGGCTGTGAATGCACTGACTGTCCTGCTGAGAAGTGCTGTCCAAAGGAGGCTGGATTTATTTTGGCTTACAATAAACGAAAGAAGTTGAAAATCCAGCCTGGCTTGCCCATCTATGAATGCAATTCATTTTGTAGGTGTGGGCCTGACTGCCCTAATAGGATAGTACAGAAAGGTACGCCGTATTCTCTTTGCATCTTCAGAACTAACAATGGCCGTGGTTGGGGAGTAAAAACCCtccagaaaattaaaaccaacagTTTTGTGATGGAGTATGTTGGAGAG GTGATTACAAGTGAGGAAGCAGAGAGACGAGGCCAGCTCTATGACAACCAGGGAAATACATACTTGTTTGATTTGGACTATGACTCAGATGAATTTACAGTAGATGCAGCTCGATATGGAAATGTGTCCCACTTTGTGAATCACAGT TGTGATCCAAACCTTCAGGTCTTCAATGTGTTTATTGATAACCTCGACTTGCGTCTTCCTCGAATAGCGCTGTTTTCTACACGAACCATCAAGGCCGGAGAAGAGCTAACCTTTGACTATCAGATGAAAGGTCTGCAGAATTTTGCACTGTTCTTGTGGGAGGTTTGGGGCAGTGGCGGATCCTGTTGCAGTCTGACTGATGATAGCATCTTAGGTCGGGCACCGCATCTCCCTAACACAGCTCTGTGGATTCTAGAACAGACGGCACTCACTGACATGTAG
- the DCLRE1C gene encoding protein artemis isoform X2: MFLFEGENGTVLYTGDFRLAKGEAARMELLHSGTRVKDIQSVYLDTTFCDPKFYHIPSREECLKGILELVRSWTSLTRYHVVWLNCKAAYGYEYLFINLSEELGIKVHVNKLDMFRNMPEILYHVTRDRHTQIHACRHPRDDDCFRGNRLPCGMTCQNGAPLHIISIKPSTMWFGERIKKTNVIVRTGESTYRACFSFHSSYSEIKDFLSYIRPVNVYPNVLPVGRTEDKVMEILKPLCRSYRRNMEPRYKPLGTLKRAHKRDSSDTDEDDLFDSELISARPKILKQQGEESRLSNTGQSESTEGCKATTTYISPKVDFMDCEESNDDDDDDEEEESEINVVQVLSHEPDATSTSNFDGLTTTDQQESNADIPRWDAFFKCNKPEESSENEENFPSSADAGGSQSLFSDSDGVSDSTHISSQNSSQSTHISEQGSQGWDSQMDTVLITSQERNALDCSCFGKGGSRAAVSILQETTKDSQPDNSRWKPLGQNRCCAKDAEAGTAHAQDVLAEGSDNSRTPDLELRRDSQSSSDFEIPSTPDAEAPQPDKLHCLYKKLAAGENILSMKKVS; encoded by the exons AT GTTTTTGTTTGAAGGTGAGAATGGCACTGTGCTGTATACAGGGGATTTCAGGCTtgcaaaaggagaagcagccagGATGGAGCTTTTGCATTCAGGGACCAG agTAAAAGACATCCAGAGCGTGTATTTGGACACCACTTTTTGTGATCCCAAATTTTATCATATACCAAGCCGG GAGGAGTGTTTAAAAGGGATCTTAGAGTTAGTGCGAAGCTGGACCTCGCTGACTCGCTATCATGTTGTGTGGCTGAATTGCAAAGCTGCTTACGGATATGAATATTTATTCATAAACCTCAGTGAGGAACTTGGAATCAAG GTGCATGTGAACAAACTTGATATGTTCAGAAACATGCCAGAAATCCTCTACCACGTTACTAGAGACCGACACACTCAGATTCATGCCTGCCGACATCCTCGG GATGATGACTGCTTTCGAGGGAACAGACTGCCCTGTGGGATGACTTGCCAAAATGGAGCTCCCTTGCACATCATCAGCATCAAACCCTCCACTATGTGGTTTGGAGAAAGGATCAAGAAAACCAATGTAATAGTGAG GACTGGGGAGAGTACATACAGAGCTTGCTTCTCTTTCCACTCTTCATACAGTGAG ATTAAGGATTTCCTGAGCTATATCCGCCCTGTgaatgtgtatcccaatgtGCTGCCAGTGGGTAGGACAGAAGACAAAGTTATGGAAAT ATTAAAGCCATTATGCAGGTCTTACAGGAGAAACATGGAACCCAGGTACAAGCCCTTAGGAACACTGAAGAGAGCCCACAAGAGAGACTCATCTGACACAG ATGAAGATGATCTCTTTGactcagaattaatttctgcaaGGCCTAAGATTCTAAAacagcagggagaagagagcaggcTCTCCAACACAGGACAGTCTGAGAGCACAGAAGGTTGCAAAGCGACCACAACTTACATCTCCCCCAAGGTAGACTTCATGGACTGTGAGGAAtcaaatgatgatgatgatgatgatgaagaagaagaatctgaaataaatgtagTTCAGGTTCTTTCCCATGAGCCAGATGCCACTTCCACATCGAATTTTGATGGACTAACAACTACTGACCAACAGGAGTCTAATGCCGACATCCCTCGCTGGGATGCATTTTTTAAGTGTAACAAACCAGAAGAGAgctctgaaaatgaagagaacTTCCCATCTTCAGCAGATGCTGGTGGGTCTCAGTCACTCTTCAGCGATTCAGATGGAGTAAGCGACTCAACACACATCTCCTCGCAAAATTCTTCTCAGTCTACGCACATATCGGAACAggggagccagggctgggatAGCCAAATGGACACAGTACTCATCACCTCCCAAGAGAGAAACGCCTTGGACTGTAGCTGCTTTGGCAaaggtgggagcagagcagctgtttCCATATTGCAGGAGACCACCAAAGACAGTCAACCTGACAACAGTCGGTGGAAGCCACTGGGTCAAAACAGATGTTGTGCGAAAGACGCAGAAGCTGGCACTGCTCATGCTCAGGATGTGCTGGCTGAAGGAAGTGACAACTCCAGGACTCCGGATCTGGAACTGAGGAGGGACTCGCAGAGCTCCTCCGACTTCGAAATTCCCTCCACTCCTGATGCTGAAGCACCTCAGCCAGATAAACTGCACTGTTTATATAAAAAGCTAGCGGCAGGTGAAAACATACTGAGTATGAAAAAAGTCTCCTGA